A single window of Channa argus isolate prfri chromosome 12, Channa argus male v1.0, whole genome shotgun sequence DNA harbors:
- the LOC137136917 gene encoding toll-like receptor 13 — protein MQGIGSLLLFLFSLLSCLLHHDLLQAFTLKNCTIVFTENADVTWITCQGNELTIIPDDIPRNATSLDISSNHISKITRTDLRGLSKVKSVLCQNNVISHIDDRAFADSAELAVLILDENELTTLTDNMFQGLSKLLMLSLYNNHISTISSRAFQSLVSIKMVMLGANQLHQMSDIAPILKLPTLQELFLGYNRFTSFETDELHFNVSNLILLQLSMNPLTKFSITKDVFPHLQSLDFSKCSYDIEWDVSNKTYLRSLSRLFFSGVYISFDTYKVILQTAESLQYLSLLFIKEYIDQGLVDIACQIPSLRTLDLTNSKLGILDDDLLRSCSQLTELTLPANGLSELSENSLRSVTQLRCLTLDNNNLFKLPLALRGLVTLEVLDLHNNFISELNCLDFQNLTRLTSLNLKQNRISYLQGCVFQNLNNLNVLDIGENAVFTFDNTFKVNLQNLKSLNLHNNIFLRLQPGDFRNLSSLAVLDLESDRYYTVSDGAFEGLNSLQTLSLSLDNCETTHFRDLSHLENLTLHLTWNQEGSPQINEPPFSNLPNLKTLIIKAYDSFYIEMSPDLLKGLKSLEYLMTEKFFKKSLHPDTFKYTAQLKGLQIINSDLSVLDPEVFWPIPNLKALDLSNNGFRSLDFLAQANLPALSWLKLSKNMLSIINETIFQSLPALKYLDLTDNPLTCECSNLGFNQWVLTNTYTQVVNAHQYTCAFPVSQQGNKFLDFDIHSCWVDVSFFYFLSSSCLVVLTVLASFIYHFLRWHLVYAYYLFLAFLYDKKRRKRKPPQQYDAFVSYNVHDEEWVYRELLPILEGQQGWKLCLHHRDFEPGKPIIENITDAIYGSRKTICLISQHYLQSEWCSREIQMASFRLFDEHEDVLILVFLQDIPAHQLSPYYRIRSLVKGRTYLSWQQASQHAGAFWLNVKRALENAETTNEHPHVLAGNPTYT, from the exons ATGCAAGGGATAGGAAGTTTACTTTTGTTCCTCTTCTCACTTCTGTCTTGTCTGCTTCATCACGATCTCTTACAGGCCTTTACACTTAAAAATTGCACAATTGTCTTCACGGAAAATGCAGATGTCACGTGGATCACTTGTCAGGGTAATGAACTCACTATTATTCCAGATGACATTCCCAGAAATGCAACATCACTAGACATCAGCTCAAATCACATTTCGAAGATCACCAGGACAGACTTAAGAGGTTtgtcaaaggtcaaatctgTACTGTGtcaaaataatgtaatttcACATATTGACGATCGAGCTTTCGCAGACTCGGCTGAGTTAGCGGTTCTCATCCTGGATGAAAATGAACTTACAACTCTGACAGACAACATGTTTCAGGGACTGTCCAAATTGCTAATGCTGTCATTGTACAACAACCATATCTCAACCATCTCCTCTCGGGCCTTTCAGTCCCTTGTCAGCATAAAGATGGTGATGCTGGGTGCTAACCAGCTTCATCAGATGTCAGATATTGCTCCGATCCTGAAGCTACCAACTTTACAGGAATTGTTCCTTGGATATAACAGATTCACCTCTTTTGAAACAGATGAACTGCATTTTAATGTCTCAAACCTCATTTTACTCCAACTAAGTATGAACCCGCTGACAAAGTTCAGCATTACAAAAGACGTCTTTCCTCACCTGCAGTCTCTGGACTTTTCCAAGTGTAGTTACGATATTGAGTGGGATGTGTCCAACAAGACCTATCTAAGGAGCCTGAGCAGGTTGTTCTTTAGTGGAGTCTATATTAGCTTTGATACATACAAAGTTATTCTGCAGACTGCAGAATCCCTACAATATCTGTCGCTGCTGTTCATCAAAGAATACATAGATCAAGGCCTCGTAGACATTGCCTGCCAAATTCCTTCTTTAAGAACCCTTGATTTGACTAACAGCAAACTTGGCATTTTAGACGACGACTTGTTACGGTCTTGTTCTCAGCTCACTGAGCTCACTTTACCTGCTAATGGCCTGTCTGAGCTCTCTGAGAATTCACTCAGATCAGTAACACAGCTCAGGTGTCTCACTTTGGACAATAACAATTTGTTTAAACTGCCACTTGCACTCAGAGGACTCGTCACACTGGAAGTCCTGGATCTCCACAACAACTTTATCAGTGAGCTCAATTGCCTGGACTTCCAGAATTTGACAAGATTAACAAGCCTTAATCTCAAACAAAATCGCATTTCGTATCTTCAAGGATGTGTTTTTCAAAATCTGAACAATTTGAACGTCCTTGACATTGGAGAAAATGCCGTTTTTACTTTTGACAATACTTTTAAAGTTAATCTGCAGAaccttaaatctttaaatttgcacaataacatttttttgcGGCTCCAACCAGGAGATTTTAGGAATCTGTCCTCCCTTGCTGTTCTGGATTTAGAATCAGACAGATATTACACTGTGTCTGATGGGGCTTTTGAAGGACTCAATAGTCTCCAAACTCTTAGTCTTTCACTAGATAATTGTGAAACAACGCATTTCAGGGACCTCTCACACTTAGAAAATCTGACACTGCATCTTACATGGAACCAGGAGGGTTCTCCACAAATCAACGAACCACCTTTCTCAAATTTACCCAACTTAAAGACGCTTATCATCAAAGCATATGACAGCTTTTATATAGAAATGTCACCAGATTTACTAAAGGGTCTGAAATCTTTAGAGTACCTCATGACTGAGAAATTCTTCAAGAAGTCGTTGCACCCTGACACTTTTAAATACACTGCCCAGCTGAAGGGTCTTCAGATAATAAACAGTGATTTGTCAGTATTAGACCCAGAAGTTTTCTGGCCAATCCCAAATCTGAAGGCGCTCGACCTCAGCAACAATGGATTCAGGTCATTGGATTTTCTGGCTCAAGCGAACCTGCCAGCACTCAGCTGGCTCAAACTCAGTAAAAACATGTTGTCCATCATCAATGAGACCATCTTCCAGTCTCTTCCTGCTTTAAAATATCTGGACCTGACTGACAATCCTTTAACGTGCGAATGCTCTAATTTGGGTTTTAACCAGTGGGTACTGACCAACACCTACACACAGGTTGTTAATGCCCACCAGTATACTTGTGCTTTTCCTGTCAGCCAACAGGGAAACAAGTTCCTAGACTTTGACATCCACTCCTGTTGGGTGGACGTTAGCTTCTTCTACTTTCTTTCAAGCTCTTGTCTTGTTGTGCTCACTGTCCTTGCTTCCTTCATATACCACTTCCTGAGGTGGCACTTAGTGTACGCCTACTACCTCTTCCTGGCTTTTCTCTACGataagaagaggaggaagagaaaaccTCCCCAACAATATGATGCATTTGTCTCTTACAATGTCCACGATGAGGAGTGGGTTTACAGAGAGCTCCTTCCGATATTGGAGGGACAACAGGGCTGGAAACTCTGTCTGCACCACAGAGACTTTGAGCCAG GTAAGCCCATCATAGAAAACATTACAGACGCCATCTACGGCAGCAGGAAGACCATTTGCCTGATCAGCCAGCACTACCTGCAGAGCGAGTGGTGCTCCAGGGAGATCCAGATGGCCAG CTTCCGTCTGTTTGATGAGCATGAGGACGTCCTGATATTGGTATTTCTGCAGGACATCCCTGCCCACCAGCTGTCTCCATACTACAGGATTAGAAGTCTGGTGAAGGGACGCACGTACCTGAGCTGGCAGCAGGCCAGTCAACACGCTGGGGCCTTCTGGCTGAACGTAAAGCGAGCTTTGGAGAATGCGGAAACCACCAATGAGCACCCACACGTCCTCGCGGGAAATCCAACTTACACTTAG